Part of the Engystomops pustulosus chromosome 4, aEngPut4.maternal, whole genome shotgun sequence genome is shown below.
cgtCATGGAAGCTTCTTCAGGCCGTGATttatctctgcagaatttgcTACCTGGGTGACTGTGGCCTCAGGAGAACATCTACACATTCCATccctaaaaaaaatcacagtcaatataatgtcccctaaataaaaactaagtgctccacaatgtgccccctgcatatacacattatacactgagACCCCTCCAAATATTCTAATATATACTACTGTCGCACGCCAGCCCAGAGAGGACCCACTGGTTGTCAGCTGCGAACGGGGCTGTGTGCATCTGCACCCCCGCAGCGCTTCAGCACCTAACCATCTTTCCTTAAGGTAGGACATCCACCATTTGAGATCATTGCACATTTACTCCCGGTTTGGGAAATTCATATTGACATCTATTGTGGTTACAGATCAACCTCTTTCCTTATTAAGGGAATCTTCATAATTCCTGCACCATTCATTAGTGCAAGGTAAGAACATGTATTTACTGGATTACATTTTACCACCTACACTTTTTATAGCCATGCACATTTTAATATATGTCGGTTATACTGTTGTTTTTCATTAGGTTCGCCTTTAGGAAACCCTAactatcccctgatgagcccaaaaggGTGAAACAGGCCCTGTCGGGATTTGGTTGCACAAAAGCCCTTTGACATATTCTTTACTTTATCTATAAGACCATCTACTACAATTTTTGCATTTACCTGCATCTTGACTGGGACTATACCTATAGACTAGCTCCGATAACAGGGCCAGCTATCTAGGGTAAGGTTCCGGTCGGGACTGTGGCCATTTAGGGCCACAACCCCGAGGTTAGGTCATCAGGGTGTTCTAGACCTTGGATATAGGGCATTAACAGGGAGAGTGCAAACCATTCTGACCCTTGCCTCTAACGCCAACAGTCACATCACCCTGATTCTTTCTTTTCTCTGCACTCTGTATGTACATAAGGTGCCCGTAACCATCTTACTGATACTTTCTCGGCATCATAACGGATGAGCATCCAGAGACCAGAGTGTAGATATGGATCACTGACAGTACAAGATGTGTAGCCCACTAAGGTGAgctttccattttatttttagaCTCATATACATCTTTGAACCTCACAAAGGGGGCCACCAGGTTCACACCTGTATTGTCTTTCTTTTTCAGATGGGTACCATGCGTTCACACAATTTACCTTGAAGCCATattactgtttgtttatttttaaccatttcaGTAAAAGCAAAGTTTTAAATCACGATTTGTATTTTCCTTATATAGTTCATAGTGGTTCAGGCTTCTCTTACCTAGTACCATTTGTGTAATTACAATTTTTGTAAataatatatactaccatataatgtccccctcattaATTCAGTAGCccaagcacattcccccagtatatatgtagccaagCACAATCCCCCAGAATATAGGAAGCCCAAGCCCCCAGTGTATAACCCACCCATGCTCTGAGTATATAGCAAGAACATGacaacagtatatagccagcacatacCCCAAGTATTTATGTAGCCAAGcacactcccccagtatacagtcagccaaagCCCAGACAGTATATAGGCAGAGCATGCCCCATAGTATATGATTAGCcaaccctatagtatatagccagctagccccatagtatatagccagccccataatataaagccagccccataggatatagccagcacatgctctcagtagacagccagcccttgccccagtatatagccagctaggccCCTGcttccagtacatagccagcaagccccctgccttcagtatatagcctgcacgcCCCgtaccccagtaaatagccatccctatagtatacagccagccagccccctacctccagtatatagccatccccataGTATAAATCcagtcagtccccagtagtatatagccagccagctccatagtatatagcaagctggccctcagtagtatatagcaatcccccagtagtatatagccagccccatggtatttagccagcccccataagtatatagccagcccacagtagtatatagccattccccagtagtatatagccaccatgcCCCCTGTCCAACGTATATAGCCAGTCACTGCCagctccatagtatatagccatcgcccagtagtatatatttagcccccagtaatatttggcctgcccccagtagtgtacagccagccagccccatattatatagccagcctgccacctttctccagtatatacccaggccctgcaaaaaaatgtaaaataaatgtctgtgctccatgcAAACACCTGCTCTCTCCCATGTCACTGGCGTCCTCTGATTCTATGACCCAGGAGTTGCCCGTCCAGCAACCAGTAATATGTATATCTTAAGGATACACATATCACCGATCGCTATTGAGGGCCGGCATGGCTCCCCAGGGTGAAAAATAAGGGTGGTGCCCTAGGCGATCGCCTACCCTCACATACACCTCATGCAGGCCTTGCACTGAACCCAGAACACGAcaacatgtttgtaattggccgatctgaagcatgtgatgctcACTCAAGGTCCTATGGCCTCTCCCAATAatcctcctgtcatctctagctgttctatactAATTCCCATGGTTACCATAAAGCTTGGCAAATGGAGGGTGGCAGCAGATCAGCACtggaggatcccctccaggagaatgtgggggtcattctcatgctggggtgcgggagagaagcagagaggagcttgtaggaggatcacatgtaagtgccccaaTCTAACATTGctcctaaactgcgcctaaagtaaagtgattaataagaggcaggaactcaactcatcacagatgcgCCAGAATTAAggcggatctatgagtaagtgcccctggtttattatgatgaatttttatggtagatttcctttaatagtgtTTCTGCTCCTCAAAACGAATATAAATTAGACCCTGTCTCCTCTTCTTGACTTCTTTTCAAAGTGTCCCCGCTCTTCTTACCGACCAGTTCAATAGTGACCCCACATCTAAATATAAACCCCAAAAGTGTCTCTGTTCCTCTAAATGATCCCgcccactggggcagatttacttacccggtcctgtcgcaatcccgcgttgcgttgtctgacgaggattcgggtctgccgcgattcactaacatcgtgcgcccgagttcttgTATCTGTCGcgtctgcaccgaggtccgccggagttcaccttcttcttcctggtgcatgtgagtgcttgatcttgcgacacaattctttcttTATATTCCGTCGGGTTGTATGACGGCCAcgccaccgatttctgtcgcatgcaagccacaagtcgatcgcatgcgccaaaaacctggggcaattcggcacaacacggaaatattcaggaaacccgacaaaagtgcatcattcagacccttagtaaatgtgccccactgtccgcCTCTGAATGATTCCCTCATTTGCCTGCTGATCTCCACCACATGACATTGACTTTGAACATACTCCACCACTCTGGTAAAATTCTTTCACATACAAAGATTTTTATAGGCCTTGCCTGATGTGAACCTATGGAGCTAAGGAACTATGTCTCTTGGTGGAAACAGTGTTGAGGGCATTGCGGCATTCAGTGGCCTCCTGAACCGGAACATTTAAGGGGGCTTAACAGGGACAGGAACAGTTGAGACATAGAAGGACCATACAAATACCATGAAGGAGAAGGTGATGAGTATTAAAAACGTACATATATATCTGTTGGGGATGCAACCCATTCAATTGGTTGGAACCATAGAAATACCATATTCACCCCTGATCACAGTAGGTGCAAACTTTGTGATCCTATTAAATTGTCGGTCCATAAATTTTCTTCTTTCCCAAATGATAAAGCCTAGATAGAGCCTATGAAAATACTTTATACCTTGTATTTTTCATCTTCTCTTTCTTGAAAATTTTCTTTGAATCAGAATCAAAATTTCCCATCTATATCTTCTAATTATTCCTGTAATTGTCGAGAAGCAACCTCCAGTCCCCGCAGAGAGCGACAATCACTGGAGCTCATTAGTGTTGTCTAGGAACCGCCATGGGCACCCTTTATAAACCAAGGATGCCAGGGATGGAGCGTTAGTGACATGATAAGGTGAGAGCGGAGCTTGGCTTCATGGGTCTGTCTCTTCGAGAGTTTTCTAAATGCAAGGAAGAAGATGTCTTCTTCACAGTCATGATTGTAGATAGCGTTGTGTTGAAATGATGGTTTCTGGATAGATCTCGAGTCCTATGACTATATATGGAGGACAGGGTTATATCTGACATGTATATCTGTAATATCAAGATATAAACAATTATAATAATCATTTCTCAATTGCTTTCATAGCTTGTGTTTGGTCGATGACAATGATAAGGCTTTATACAGTCATCTGGATCCTCCTTCTGCCTGACCTCGTTGTGGTGGCCTTGGGAATGACTTGCCACCTTGATGTTCCAGAACTTGGTGGTATAACTCAGCCAGGAGACATCTTGTTAGGAGTCGTCTTACCTCTTCATTTGGACAGTGTGCATCAAAAACTTTCCTTCACTGAAAGACCCCTTAAGACCACTTGTTCCACGTAAGTTCATAGTGATATCGATTTCTTTGGTGTTTGCAAGGAGCTGTGCAGTAATAAGTCTCGGAAACCCAAGTTTGACTCTGTCCCAAATAATATGCATTTACATTCTACAGTGCATTGTATATAACCATGATGTATATAGGTAGTATAGATCTAGACCAgtcatggcaaaccttttagacgctgaatgcccaaactacaaccaaaacccacatattttttgcatagAGTCAATGCGAAAatgtaagcagtaatttattactTGCTTCTCAGTCACAtggttaaattgtataggcacctgaggacaacaatactgtagaaataaggagaagaagtttggattatcattgtaacttccttctagggtcctgggctgcctgggactgcgagaggccttgagtcctgtctggcgaactctgcgttgGGGTGATGGTGCGGATGCCCATAGAGAGAgtgctgagtgccacctctggcacccgtgccataggtttgccaccactgatctataccTTTTATCTGTTGTAAGCCTCATGAAGAGAGATGGACTAACCTTTTATGGTCCTATCAGCTGAGCTATGGGGTGGCGAGATTTTGTGTAGGTTTCTCCAATACAACACAATTTGGTAAGCAGGGCATTGTTGAATAGGCGTTAGAAGCCAATACCAGACAATACCACTTCAGCCCTAGGTGATAAGAAGGTCCCATCATTGGTCCAACGAATAATAGGCTATAAATCTTACTATATTGGGTGtgctctctttttcttttttaatgtttgCCCCTGATTTCTGTACTAAATGTCAAATAGACCACCTTGTTTTTCTCCCTTCTTTCTGGAAGGTTCCACCTTGAAAATTATCAGCAACTTCAGTCCATGATTTTTGCAGTTCAAGAAATCAATGAAAATACCAATATTCTTCCAAATGTCACCTTAGGTTTCCAAGCATATGATTCATGTGATGTTCTTCGTCAAGATCTTCAGGGATCCTTGCAGATACTGGCAGGATCCAACAAAGTCTTGCCAAATTATAGATGCCTTCAAAATGTGCCACTTAGTGCTATCATCGGTCCTTCAGTTTCAACACATTCCATTCTTGTAGCACATATTCTGGGACTGTATAGGTATCCACAGGTAAGACCTTCTACAGGTTGTCCATATTGCTATGGGCTATGACCAACAATATAAGCCTTACATGCACATGTCTTGACCTTCTGTCTTTGTTCAACAGATTAGCCATTTTTCAACAAGTCCTCTACTAAGTGATCGTTCAAAGTTTCCATCATTCTTCAGAACTGTATCGAATGATGTTTTCCAGTCTCAAGGACTTGCGAGGCTAGTGTTACATTTCGGTTGGACATGGGTAGGATTACTAGCTGTTGACAATGACTATGGTCAACAAGGAATTCAACTAGTGAGACAAGAGATTTTGAAAGCTGGAGCATGTGTGGCTTTTTCTGAGAACATCATCACAAGCCAGCCTGACCACAACGCTCCACATATCGTCAACGTACTGAAAACCTCATCAGCTAATATTGTGGTTGTCTTCTCACCCGCCATAAATTTGGTTCCCATCTTGGTTGAAATGTTGAGGCAAAACATCACAAAGAAACTATTTATAGCAAGTGAAGCTTGGTCCACTTCTAGTCTCTTCTCTGTGGGAAGGCTCTCGGAGGCACTATCAGGCACTATAGGATTGGCTTTCTACAGTGGAACTATTCCAAAGTTTCGAGAATTCCTCAATCATATCCATCCATTTATGACAATGGGAAAGGAATGGGTAAACTTGTTATGGGAGCAGACGTTTCATTGTTTGTTTATGGATAGAGATGCCCCAAGGTCCTTAAACATGTCAGTGAGAGAGTGTACAGGATCGGAGGACTTGAAAAGTATTACAAACAGCTTCAATGATGTTTCCAACTTAAGGGCAACCTACAATGTCTATGTTGCAGTACGTGTCGTGGCTGAAGCTTTAGAAAACCTGAAAGGCTGCAAAAATGGAGAAGGACCATTTTACAATAGAGAATGTGCTAATATTACAACATTTACACCTTGGCAGGTATTATTTGTCCTGTCCTGTCTAttgaaataatggggctcatttactaagggtcctgcagccgTGATTCCGTCTGATTTTCCTGaatatatttccgttttgcgcggaattgccccgggtttttggcgcatgagatcggattggggcgcatcggcgccggctttcacgtgacagaaatcggggggcataaccgtcggacaacccgatggattcggaaaagctgcgggatttaaaaaacgatttgtgtcgcaagatcacgcacttacatgcaccgtgaagaaggtgaactccggcggatctcggcacagcagcgacacctgctggatattgggcgcacgaccttagtggatcccggcaaacccgaatcctcgtcggacaacgcgccgcgggaacgcgactggaccgggtaagtaaatgtgccccaatgtatttgcaTATATGTAAAAACTTCTCTTGCCCTAAAATCCATAGATAACTTTATTAGCCATGCGAACCACTCCAAATCTGCAAAAGTGAAGGGTTAAATGTTGAGTGTCTTAATTATAGTGGTTGAGGTTGTTAATCAAAACTTCTGATTCAAAATTTCATATGTCAGGCAGAAAGAATCTTTTGACTTCTCcatggtaataaaaaaaaaacatacattgaCCATTGTTGTCCTCCATTCTTCAGCTCTTGTATTACATTAAGAAGGCAAGAGTCACCCTGAGTTACGGAAGAGACTTCTACTTTGATGAGAATGGAGACCCACCAGCCATCTACGATATTGTCAACTGGCAGTTGAACCCAGAGGGAATCATGCAACACGTTAAGATTGGCAGCTATGATACCACAGCTTCTCTTGGTCAGGTTTTTACCATAAACACAAGTGCCATGCAATGGAGCTCTGGAAACAAGACAGTAagttcatcagagaaaatgtagACTATTCGGTTTATATACGATGAAGGTCCGCTTGTCTCTCATAGCTATATCAGTAGAATGATAGCGTGGTTGTGTTTTCAAGAATAGTCTATCGATATTTTTTTATGTAGTATTCTTACTGCCGCGCCTCACTGATTAGCAGAAGTGTGGACTTTGGGTAGAAGAAACTAAGTAGACATCTCAAATAGActtcataattttatttttagccACCGATCTCCATCTGCAGTGAGAGTTGTCCTCCAGGCTTCAGGAAAGCATCTAGAAGAGATCAGCCCATCTGCTGTTTCCAATGTGTCCCTTGTCCTCAAGGGGAGATCTCCAATCAGACAGGTAAGAGAAGGTCATCAACAGCAATATTCAGaatgctttatttttatggtcTTCTCCAGTTACCCAATAATCTTTGGTTGAGAACATCAAACTATATTTTGCCTATCCTTATCTATAATTATTTAATCTTGAGTAGATCAGACCAGAAGGTCATTCTCTGTAGACCTAAATGCAGTATGAAGATGTTTTGAAAGGTTTCACTTGACACACAGTTACATTATACCTGGtaatacactgggggtcatttactaagggcccgaatcacatttTTTTCGTCGGGTCGTATTgaggcgcatcagtgccggcatgCACAAGACAGAAATTGGAGGGGCGTGCCTGTCGGCAAACCCaaaggatttggaaaaaacacggaatttaaaaaaaaaatgcgtcgcttgacaagcgcttacctgcacccagcaacggatggtgaactccagtgaactccgacagacttcagcgcagcagcgacacctggtggacatcgggcgcactaccttagtgaatcgccggaagaccctaatcctcgacggagaacccgcCATTGGATTGCGAatagactgggtaagtaaatctgcccca
Proteins encoded:
- the LOC140128604 gene encoding extracellular calcium-sensing receptor-like, which gives rise to MTCHLDVPELGGITQPGDILLGVVLPLHLDSVHQKLSFTERPLKTTCSTFHLENYQQLQSMIFAVQEINENTNILPNVTLGFQAYDSCDVLRQDLQGSLQILAGSNKVLPNYRCLQNVPLSAIIGPSVSTHSILVAHILGLYRYPQISHFSTSPLLSDRSKFPSFFRTVSNDVFQSQGLARLVLHFGWTWVGLLAVDNDYGQQGIQLVRQEILKAGACVAFSENIITSQPDHNAPHIVNVLKTSSANIVVVFSPAINLVPILVEMLRQNITKKLFIASEAWSTSSLFSVGRLSEALSGTIGLAFYSGTIPKFREFLNHIHPFMTMGKEWVNLLWEQTFHCLFMDRDAPRSLNMSVRECTGSEDLKSITNSFNDVSNLRATYNVYVAVRVVAEALENLKGCKNGEGPFYNRECANITTFTPWQLLYYIKKARVTLSYGRDFYFDENGDPPAIYDIVNWQLNPEGIMQHVKIGSYDTTASLGQVFTINTSAMQWSSGNKTPPISICSESCPPGFRKASRRDQPICCFQCVPCPQGEISNQTDSVDCIRCPWNQWPNAQKNTCLQKTIEYLSYEETMGATLTSASSVSVLFPALILQLYIKFKVTPIVKANNYYLSCLLLVSLSLCFLCSLLFIGLPKFETCFLRQAGFGLAFTLCISCVLAKTIMVVLAFMASRPGSSLRRWTSPKVSYIIIFLCTFLQFILCITWLSISPPFPQNNALVKPGVIIVECSEGSTIAFWTMLGYLFLLATISFIVAFLARRLPDNFNEAQFITFSMLAFLSVWISYIPATLSAQGKYTVAMEIFAILASSWALVICMFFPKCFIILLRPEMNTREFLMRRNLRQS